In Nocardia asteroides, the following proteins share a genomic window:
- a CDS encoding TIGR02452 family protein: MGELRFTVTKMTEKTTKTWHHVAVENEAIAERGSYRTGGGATFEIGAQIAAARSETVSYTPAQLDALTDRTPPGPGPAVIEVTAEGSIEAARRLHGMEVAGRIGVLNFASARNPGGGYLRGARAQEEDLCRSALLYTCLIEAPDYYAAHRASPDLAYSHRVIVSPEVPVVRGDSGELAEPFPVTFLTSPAPNAGELSRRSGPVDVRDLLVERADRVVAAAARHEVRSLVLGAWGCGVFRNDPAEVAAAFGAALDRWGAAFDRVVFAVWDRAAISANRTAFEHRFGARPGRYAR, from the coding sequence TTGGGGGAGTTGCGGTTTACCGTCACGAAGATGACCGAGAAGACGACGAAGACATGGCACCACGTGGCCGTGGAGAACGAAGCGATCGCCGAGCGGGGAAGCTACCGGACCGGCGGCGGTGCAACGTTCGAGATCGGTGCGCAGATAGCGGCGGCGCGATCGGAGACGGTGTCGTACACACCCGCCCAGCTCGACGCCCTGACAGACCGAACTCCACCGGGCCCTGGTCCGGCGGTGATCGAAGTGACGGCCGAGGGGAGTATCGAGGCGGCTCGGCGGCTGCACGGGATGGAGGTGGCAGGCCGGATCGGTGTCCTCAATTTCGCCTCCGCCCGCAATCCCGGCGGCGGCTATCTGCGCGGCGCCCGGGCTCAGGAGGAAGACCTGTGCCGCAGCGCCCTGCTGTACACCTGCCTGATCGAAGCCCCGGACTACTATGCGGCGCACCGCGCTTCGCCCGACCTGGCCTACAGCCATCGGGTGATCGTGTCACCGGAGGTGCCGGTGGTCCGTGGCGACAGCGGCGAGCTCGCCGAGCCGTTCCCGGTGACCTTCCTGACCTCACCCGCCCCGAATGCCGGTGAACTGTCCCGCCGTTCGGGCCCGGTGGACGTGCGCGATCTGCTCGTCGAACGGGCGGATCGGGTCGTCGCCGCGGCCGCACGCCACGAGGTGCGCTCCCTCGTGCTGGGGGCCTGGGGCTGCGGGGTGTTCCGCAACGACCCCGCCGAGGTGGCAGCGGCATTCGGCGCGGCTCTGGACCGCTGGGGTGCGGCGTTCGATCGCGTGGTGTTCGCCGTGTGGGACCGGGCCGCGATCTCGGCGAACCGGACGGCATTCGAGCACCGTTTCGGCGCCCGCCCGGGCCGGTATGCGCGCTAG
- a CDS encoding NuoB/complex I 20 kDa subunit family protein, which yields MGLEEKLPSGFLLSTVEDFAGYLRKGSVWPATFGLACCAIEMMATGAGRFDIARFGMEAFRASPRQADLMIVAGRVSQKMAPVLRQVYDQMTEPKWVLAMGVCASSGGMFNNYAIVQGVDHIVPVDIYLPGCPPRPEMLLNAILALHAKIAEMPMGVNREEAIRAAEQAALASTPTIRMEGLLR from the coding sequence ATGGGTCTGGAAGAGAAACTGCCCAGCGGATTCCTGCTGAGCACCGTCGAGGATTTCGCCGGCTACCTGCGCAAGGGCTCGGTCTGGCCGGCCACGTTCGGCCTGGCCTGCTGCGCGATCGAGATGATGGCCACCGGGGCCGGACGATTCGACATCGCCCGCTTCGGCATGGAAGCGTTCCGCGCCTCGCCCCGGCAGGCCGATCTGATGATCGTCGCGGGCCGCGTCAGCCAGAAGATGGCCCCGGTCCTGCGTCAGGTCTACGACCAGATGACCGAACCCAAATGGGTACTGGCCATGGGCGTCTGCGCGTCCTCGGGCGGCATGTTCAACAACTACGCCATCGTGCAGGGCGTCGACCACATCGTCCCCGTCGACATCTACCTGCCCGGCTGCCCACCGCGCCCGGAGATGCTGCTCAACGCGATCCTGGCCCTGCACGCCAAGATCGCCGAGATGCCGATGGGCGTCAACCGCGAGGAAGCGATCCGCGCCGCCGAACAAGCCGCGCTGGCGAGCACGCCGACCATCCGGATGGAGGGCCTGCTGCGATGA
- a CDS encoding Rv3143 family two-component system response regulator yields the protein MPRRAPARTYDPSVAESNGSTPLRVLVYSNDADTRQQVILALGRKPRADLPELDFFEVATAPVVIEQMDAGGIDLAILDGESAPAGGLGIAKQLKDEIDQCPPVVVLTGRPDDAWLANWSRAEAAVSHPIDPMQLTNAVTALLLAR from the coding sequence ATGCCACGCCGCGCGCCCGCGCGGACGTACGATCCGAGCGTGGCCGAATCGAATGGTTCCACCCCGCTGCGCGTGCTGGTCTACAGCAACGATGCCGACACCAGGCAACAGGTGATCCTGGCGCTGGGCCGTAAGCCGCGCGCCGACCTGCCCGAGCTCGATTTCTTCGAGGTCGCCACCGCGCCGGTGGTCATCGAGCAGATGGACGCGGGCGGGATCGATCTGGCGATCCTCGACGGCGAATCGGCGCCGGCGGGCGGTCTCGGCATCGCCAAGCAGCTCAAGGACGAGATCGACCAGTGCCCGCCCGTGGTGGTGCTGACCGGTCGGCCCGACGACGCCTGGCTGGCCAACTGGTCGCGGGCCGAGGCCGCGGTCTCACATCCGATCGACCCGATGCAGCTGACCAACGCGGTGACCGCGCTCCTGCTCGCCCGCTGA
- a CDS encoding AAA family ATPase has protein sequence MAAEGSANGFRLPRPGVSDARPARPPAEGDTATEELLSEDALLDLSLDLAGHDVAATLAALDAELIGLANVKERVREIAALLMIDRARRRFGLASSRPTMHMSFTGGPGTGKTTVALRMAQMLHALGYIRKPKVHTVTRDDLVGQFIGHTAPKTKEAIAKAAGGVLFIDEAYYLFRPENERDYGQEVIEILLQEMESERANLVVIFAGYPDRMDRFFSANPGLSSRVAHHLEFADYTHDELMGIAELMVAGENFRFDAAAHTAFAQYLTVRMTRPRFSNARSVRNAIDRCRLRQAKRLVEAARPLSKSDLITLCDRDVYGSSVFDEAGQEVVATSCRID, from the coding sequence ATGGCGGCTGAGGGGTCCGCGAACGGATTCCGGTTGCCCCGGCCGGGCGTCAGCGACGCCCGGCCGGCTCGTCCGCCCGCCGAGGGCGACACCGCGACCGAGGAACTGCTGAGCGAGGACGCGCTGCTGGATCTGTCGCTGGATCTGGCCGGCCACGACGTGGCCGCCACGCTGGCCGCGCTCGACGCCGAACTGATCGGCCTGGCGAATGTGAAGGAGCGCGTCAGAGAGATCGCGGCGCTGCTGATGATCGACCGGGCGCGGCGCCGGTTCGGGCTGGCGTCCTCGCGCCCGACCATGCACATGAGTTTCACCGGCGGTCCCGGCACCGGCAAGACCACGGTGGCGTTGCGGATGGCGCAGATGCTGCACGCGCTGGGCTACATCCGGAAACCGAAGGTGCACACGGTGACCCGCGACGACCTGGTCGGCCAGTTCATCGGCCACACCGCGCCGAAGACCAAGGAGGCCATCGCCAAGGCGGCGGGCGGGGTGCTGTTCATCGACGAGGCCTACTACCTGTTCCGCCCGGAGAACGAGCGCGACTACGGGCAGGAGGTGATCGAGATCCTGCTGCAGGAGATGGAGAGCGAACGTGCGAACCTGGTGGTCATCTTCGCCGGCTATCCGGACCGGATGGACCGGTTCTTCTCCGCGAATCCGGGCTTGTCCTCGCGGGTCGCGCACCATCTGGAGTTCGCCGACTACACCCACGACGAGCTCATGGGCATCGCCGAACTGATGGTGGCGGGGGAAAACTTCCGTTTCGACGCCGCCGCGCACACCGCGTTCGCGCAGTATCTGACCGTGCGGATGACCCGGCCGCGCTTCTCCAACGCACGGAGTGTGCGCAACGCGATCGACCGGTGCCGGCTGCGGCAGGCCAAACGGCTCGTCGAGGCGGCGCGGCCGCTGTCGAAGTCCGACCTGATCACCCTGTGCGACCGGGATGTCTACGGCAGCAGTGTGTTCGACGAGGCCGGCCAGGAGGTGGTCGCGACGTCATGCCGGATCGACTGA
- a CDS encoding TetR/AcrR family transcriptional regulator: MADADRPTRRRGAELEDAILRAAGAELVESGFAGLTMDKVAVRAGTNKNAIYRRWPNRLALGVAAYRLLATAVDVPDTGDLRDDALELLRRANRHWSSPLGSVMRELLAAAGGAAELLAQLPDQSVDATAATWLTLLGRAVSRGEAAPECLHPRVATVAIVLLRNEFVLRGVPTAPDDVLVEIVDEVYLPLIRRRGPG; the protein is encoded by the coding sequence GTGGCGGACGCGGACAGGCCCACGCGCAGGCGGGGCGCCGAACTGGAGGACGCGATTCTGCGCGCGGCCGGAGCGGAGCTCGTCGAGAGCGGTTTCGCCGGGCTGACCATGGACAAGGTCGCCGTGCGTGCCGGGACGAACAAGAACGCCATCTACCGGCGCTGGCCGAACCGCCTCGCCCTCGGCGTCGCGGCCTATCGGCTGCTGGCGACCGCCGTCGACGTACCCGACACCGGCGATCTGCGCGACGACGCGCTCGAACTGTTGCGCCGCGCCAATCGGCACTGGAGTTCACCGCTGGGTTCGGTCATGCGCGAGCTGCTCGCGGCCGCCGGTGGCGCCGCCGAACTGCTCGCCCAGCTGCCCGACCAGTCGGTCGACGCGACCGCGGCCACCTGGCTCACCCTGCTGGGGCGCGCGGTCTCCCGGGGCGAGGCCGCCCCGGAATGCCTGCATCCGCGGGTGGCCACCGTCGCGATCGTGTTGCTGCGCAACGAGTTCGTGCTGCGCGGGGTGCCGACCGCACCAGATGACGTGCTCGTCGAGATCGTCGACGAGGTGTACCTGCCGCTGATCCGCCGGCGCGGACCGGGTTGA
- a CDS encoding class 1 fructose-bisphosphatase has translation MPDRLKTLTRYTIEEEHRHPGSSGEFSALVNVVATATKIIANQVTRGAIVGSGREDEPLSVSARLDGLTDEIMLAQTQWTGQLSGLLSEQRPGVLPVPASQRRGKYLLAYDALDGSSNIDVNLPVGSIFSILRAPQEVFDGSAEPVDTDFLQPGVQQVCAGFTLYGPATMLVLTTGSGVDGFTLDREIGAFVLTHPRMRIPDDTGGFAINAANERFWERPVRRYVQECLQGLDGPRGRDFNMRWVASLVADTFHILTRGGVYLYPRDTRNPARPGRVSLLYGANPIAFIVEQAGGAATTGHDRVMLVPPAEVHQRVPFIFGSRNEVLRIERYHSEPDEGPSFDSSLFGSRSLFRPAKHDQRG, from the coding sequence ATGCCGGATCGACTGAAGACCCTCACCCGCTACACCATCGAGGAGGAGCATCGGCACCCCGGCTCGTCCGGGGAGTTCTCGGCGCTGGTGAACGTGGTGGCCACGGCGACCAAGATCATCGCCAATCAGGTGACGCGCGGGGCGATCGTGGGTTCGGGGCGTGAGGACGAGCCGCTGTCGGTGAGTGCGCGGCTCGACGGGCTGACCGACGAGATCATGCTGGCCCAGACCCAGTGGACCGGGCAGCTGTCGGGGTTGCTGTCCGAGCAGCGCCCCGGCGTGCTGCCGGTGCCTGCGTCCCAGCGGCGTGGCAAGTATCTGCTGGCCTACGACGCGCTGGACGGATCGAGCAATATCGACGTGAACCTGCCGGTGGGCTCGATCTTCAGCATCCTGCGCGCACCGCAGGAGGTGTTCGACGGCTCGGCCGAGCCGGTCGACACCGATTTCCTGCAGCCCGGCGTGCAGCAGGTGTGCGCCGGGTTCACCCTGTACGGCCCGGCGACCATGCTGGTCCTCACCACCGGCAGCGGCGTCGACGGGTTCACCCTCGACCGCGAGATCGGCGCGTTCGTGCTGACCCATCCGCGGATGCGGATCCCCGACGACACCGGTGGTTTCGCGATCAACGCCGCCAACGAGCGGTTCTGGGAGCGGCCGGTGCGCCGCTATGTGCAGGAATGTCTGCAAGGCCTCGACGGTCCGCGGGGGCGCGATTTCAACATGCGCTGGGTCGCGTCACTGGTGGCCGACACCTTCCACATCCTGACCCGCGGCGGGGTGTATCTGTACCCACGCGACACCCGTAACCCGGCTCGGCCGGGGCGGGTGTCGTTGCTGTACGGCGCGAATCCGATCGCGTTCATCGTCGAGCAGGCCGGTGGCGCCGCGACCACCGGCCACGACCGGGTGATGCTGGTGCCACCGGCCGAGGTCCATCAGCGGGTGCCGTTCATCTTCGGTTCCCGCAACGAAGTACTGCGCATCGAGCGCTACCACTCCGAGCCGGACGAGGGCCCGAGCTTCGACAGTTCGCTGTTCGGGTCGCGCTCGCTGTTCCGGCCGGCCAAGCACGATCAGCGCGGTTAG
- a CDS encoding form I ribulose bisphosphate carboxylase large subunit, whose product MAEETERDRWDPGVQSYASMGYYAPDYVPSDTDVLAVFRVTPQRGVDPIEAAAAVAGESSTATWTVVWTDRLTAHSKYQAKCYRIDEVPGRPGEYFAYIAYDLDLFEEGSITNLTSSIIGNVFGFKPLLALRLEDMRIPVAYVKTFQGPPHGTVMEREYLNKYGRPLLGATVKPKLGLSARNYGRVIYEACKGGLDFTKDDENINSQPFMRWRDRYLFAMEGVNRAMAETGEIKGHYLNVTAASMEDMYERAEFAKELGSVVIMMDLTVGYTAMQSMSKWARRNGVLLHLHRAGHSTFTRQKTHGVSFRVLAKWCRLIGVDHVHAGTVVGKLEGDPATTRGFYDTLRENHVPTDLGNGIFFDQDWASLPGVMPVASGGIHAGQMHQLLDLFGDDVILQFGGGTIGHPLGIAAGAEANRVALEAVVKARNEGRDLLKEGPDVLRTAASTCRSLEVALATWGDVTFDYTSTDAPDAVPTPSL is encoded by the coding sequence ATGGCGGAAGAAACCGAACGGGATCGCTGGGATCCGGGCGTACAGTCCTACGCGTCGATGGGATATTACGCACCCGACTACGTGCCCTCCGATACCGACGTGCTCGCGGTGTTCCGGGTGACCCCGCAACGCGGCGTCGACCCGATCGAGGCGGCCGCCGCGGTCGCGGGTGAATCCTCCACTGCCACTTGGACTGTCGTGTGGACCGACCGGCTCACCGCGCATTCGAAGTATCAGGCCAAGTGTTACCGGATCGACGAGGTGCCGGGCAGGCCGGGTGAGTACTTCGCCTACATCGCCTACGATCTGGACCTTTTCGAAGAGGGGTCGATCACCAACCTCACCTCGTCGATCATCGGCAACGTGTTCGGATTCAAGCCGCTGCTCGCACTGCGGCTCGAGGACATGCGTATTCCGGTGGCCTATGTCAAGACCTTCCAGGGTCCGCCGCACGGCACGGTGATGGAACGCGAATATCTGAACAAATACGGCAGGCCGCTGCTCGGTGCGACGGTGAAACCGAAACTCGGTTTGTCGGCCCGCAATTACGGCCGGGTGATCTACGAGGCCTGCAAGGGGGGTCTCGACTTCACCAAGGACGACGAGAACATCAACTCCCAGCCGTTCATGCGCTGGCGCGACCGGTACCTGTTCGCGATGGAGGGCGTGAACCGGGCGATGGCCGAGACCGGCGAGATCAAAGGCCACTACCTCAACGTCACCGCCGCCAGCATGGAGGACATGTACGAGCGGGCCGAGTTCGCCAAGGAACTCGGGTCGGTGGTCATCATGATGGACCTCACCGTCGGCTACACCGCGATGCAGTCGATGTCGAAGTGGGCGCGCCGCAACGGGGTACTGCTGCACCTGCACCGCGCCGGGCACTCGACCTTCACCCGGCAGAAGACCCACGGCGTGAGCTTCCGGGTACTGGCCAAGTGGTGCAGGCTGATCGGCGTCGACCATGTACACGCGGGCACCGTGGTGGGCAAATTGGAAGGCGATCCGGCCACCACGCGCGGCTTCTACGACACGCTGCGGGAGAACCACGTGCCCACCGACCTGGGCAACGGCATCTTCTTCGATCAGGACTGGGCGAGCCTGCCCGGGGTCATGCCGGTCGCCTCGGGCGGCATCCACGCAGGCCAGATGCATCAACTGCTCGATCTGTTCGGCGACGACGTGATCCTGCAGTTCGGTGGCGGCACCATCGGGCATCCGCTGGGAATCGCGGCGGGCGCCGAGGCGAACCGGGTGGCGCTGGAAGCGGTCGTCAAGGCCCGCAACGAGGGTCGCGACCTGCTCAAGGAGGGCCCCGACGTGCTGCGCACGGCCGCCTCGACCTGCCGTTCACTCGAGGTCGCGCTGGCGACCTGGGGTGATGTGACCTTCGATTACACGTCCACCGACGCACCGGACGCGGTGCCGACGCCGAGCCTGTAG
- a CDS encoding NADH-quinone oxidoreductase subunit A — MNIEVPALVLGAIAAAFAVFSVIMAALIGPKRRNRAKLEPYECGIEPTPHAIAGGPGNVTGQRFPVKYYLTAMLFIIFDIEIVFLYPWAVHFDALGLFGLAAMALFIVNVSVAYAYEWRRGGLSWE, encoded by the coding sequence GTGAATATCGAGGTGCCCGCGCTCGTCCTAGGCGCCATCGCCGCGGCCTTCGCGGTGTTCTCCGTCATCATGGCGGCGCTGATCGGCCCGAAGCGACGCAACCGGGCCAAGCTGGAACCCTACGAATGCGGCATCGAGCCGACCCCGCACGCCATCGCGGGCGGGCCCGGAAACGTCACGGGACAGCGGTTTCCGGTGAAGTACTACCTCACCGCGATGTTGTTCATCATCTTCGACATCGAGATCGTGTTCCTCTACCCGTGGGCCGTGCACTTCGATGCGCTCGGGCTCTTCGGGCTCGCCGCGATGGCGCTGTTCATCGTCAATGTGTCGGTCGCCTACGCCTACGAGTGGCGGCGCGGCGGCCTCAGCTGGGAATGA
- a CDS encoding NADH-quinone oxidoreductase subunit C, giving the protein MTFDAPDNADSPAGQDIPEDTPTPGRSEPAAPEAEVIGTRRGMFGVSGTGDTSGYGGLVTPVALPAGTPPPYGGWFDAFVGTLRAALTNRVVAFDTVIEKIVVFRDEITLHVRREHLVTVASALRDDSSLRFELCLGVNGVHYPDDEGRELHAAYHLMSITHNRRIRLEVSAPDANPHIPSLFSVYPTIDWHERETYDFFGILFDGHPSLTRITMPDDWRGHPQRKDYPLGGIPVEYKGARIPPPDERRTYS; this is encoded by the coding sequence ATGACCTTCGACGCTCCCGACAACGCCGACAGCCCCGCGGGACAAGACATTCCGGAAGACACCCCCACCCCGGGCAGGTCCGAGCCCGCCGCGCCGGAAGCGGAGGTGATCGGTACCCGCCGCGGCATGTTCGGTGTCAGCGGCACCGGCGACACCTCCGGCTACGGCGGCCTGGTCACCCCCGTCGCACTCCCGGCGGGCACCCCGCCGCCCTACGGCGGCTGGTTCGACGCCTTCGTCGGCACCCTGCGCGCCGCGCTCACCAACCGGGTCGTCGCCTTCGACACCGTCATCGAGAAGATCGTCGTCTTCCGCGACGAGATCACCCTGCATGTGCGTCGAGAACATCTCGTCACCGTCGCGAGCGCACTGCGCGACGACTCCTCGCTGCGCTTCGAGCTGTGCCTCGGTGTCAACGGCGTGCACTATCCCGACGACGAGGGCCGCGAACTGCACGCGGCGTACCACCTGATGTCGATCACCCACAACCGGCGCATCCGGCTGGAAGTGTCGGCGCCCGATGCCAATCCGCACATCCCCTCGCTGTTCTCGGTGTATCCGACCATCGACTGGCACGAGCGCGAGACCTACGACTTCTTCGGCATCCTCTTCGACGGGCATCCGTCCCTCACCCGCATCACCATGCCCGACGACTGGCGCGGCCATCCGCAGCGCAAGGACTACCCGCTCGGCGGGATCCCGGTGGAGTACAAGGGCGCGCGGATACCGCCGCCCGACGAGCGGAGGACCTACAGCTGA
- a CDS encoding LysR family transcriptional regulator — protein MGRVSAGRMETFLAVARLGSIRRAAAQLHVTEAAVSAAVAHVEKQLGAKLIARSGRGIALTEAGRVYAEYCRGILGLMKEAHAAVRQAEAGRLRIGVVATAGESVVLRPLASFRHRYPDVELSLSIQPRDVLFLELQHHETDLVIAGRPPHAANLVIQARRPSTLVVVGAGDAHDPRHATWLLRGNGSGTREATLALLDRLQIDPPTLTLGSHGAVIAAAREGLGVTLIHSDAVGEHLESGALRTIEVPGTPLDRAWHAVTTPTPTPPTRLFLAHLIDPLETGTDAFHAAIGP, from the coding sequence ATGGGCAGGGTGAGTGCGGGGCGGATGGAGACCTTCCTCGCGGTCGCCCGGCTGGGCAGCATCCGGCGCGCGGCCGCGCAGCTGCACGTCACCGAGGCGGCGGTGTCGGCCGCGGTCGCCCATGTCGAGAAGCAGCTGGGCGCCAAACTGATCGCCCGCTCCGGGCGCGGGATCGCGCTCACCGAGGCCGGGCGGGTGTACGCGGAGTACTGCCGCGGCATCCTGGGATTGATGAAGGAGGCGCACGCCGCGGTCCGGCAGGCCGAGGCGGGCCGGCTGCGGATCGGGGTGGTCGCCACGGCCGGTGAGTCGGTGGTGCTGCGTCCGCTGGCCTCGTTCCGGCACCGGTATCCCGATGTGGAGCTGAGCCTGTCGATCCAGCCGCGCGACGTGCTGTTTCTCGAACTGCAGCACCACGAGACCGATCTCGTCATCGCGGGCCGTCCGCCGCACGCGGCGAATCTGGTCATCCAGGCCCGGCGTCCGAGCACCCTGGTCGTCGTCGGCGCCGGCGACGCGCACGATCCGCGCCACGCCACCTGGCTACTGCGCGGCAACGGGTCGGGAACCAGAGAGGCCACCCTGGCGCTGCTGGACCGGCTCCAGATCGACCCGCCCACCCTGACACTGGGCTCGCACGGCGCGGTCATCGCCGCCGCCCGCGAAGGGCTCGGGGTGACGCTCATCCATTCCGACGCGGTCGGCGAGCATCTGGAATCCGGCGCGCTGCGCACGATCGAGGTGCCGGGCACGCCACTGGACCGGGCCTGGCACGCGGTCACGACCCCCACCCCGACCCCGCCGACACGGCTGTTCCTGGCGCACCTGATCGACCCGCTCGAGACCGGAACCGACGCCTTCCACGCCGCGATCGGGCCCTAG
- a CDS encoding phosphoribulokinase → MSVKHPVVAITGSSGAGTTSVTRTFEEIFRREGISAVVVEGDSFHRFDRTEMKVAMAEAEQQRNTTFSHFGEDANLLPELESLFREYGEAGVGQVRRYLHDDEEAKPYGQPAGTFTPWEDLAPGSDLLFYEGLHGAAVTESVNVARYTDLLVGVVPIINLEWIQKVYRDKTHRGYSSEAVIDTILRRMPDYVKYICPQFSRTYVNFQRVPTVDTSNPFIARSIPTADESFVVIRFADPKVIDFPYLLSMLHDSFMSRPNCIVVPGGKMDLAMQLIFTPLILRLMDKRPKRLV, encoded by the coding sequence ATGTCGGTCAAGCATCCCGTTGTCGCGATCACCGGGTCGTCCGGAGCGGGCACCACCAGTGTCACCCGGACCTTCGAGGAGATCTTCCGCCGGGAGGGGATCAGTGCCGTGGTGGTGGAGGGTGATTCGTTCCATCGTTTCGACCGCACCGAGATGAAAGTCGCGATGGCCGAGGCCGAGCAGCAGCGCAATACGACGTTCTCGCATTTCGGCGAGGACGCGAATCTGCTGCCCGAACTCGAATCGCTGTTCCGGGAATACGGGGAAGCCGGTGTCGGGCAGGTCCGGCGATATCTGCACGACGACGAGGAGGCCAAACCCTACGGCCAGCCCGCGGGCACGTTCACCCCGTGGGAGGATCTGGCGCCGGGCAGTGATCTGCTGTTCTACGAGGGCCTGCACGGCGCGGCGGTGACCGAGTCGGTGAATGTAGCCCGATACACCGATCTGCTGGTGGGGGTGGTGCCGATCATCAATCTGGAATGGATTCAGAAGGTGTATCGGGACAAGACCCATCGCGGGTACTCGAGCGAGGCGGTGATCGACACAATCCTGCGCCGGATGCCGGACTACGTGAAATACATCTGTCCGCAGTTCTCGCGGACGTATGTGAACTTCCAGCGTGTGCCCACCGTGGACACGTCGAATCCGTTCATAGCGCGCAGTATTCCGACCGCCGACGAGAGTTTCGTGGTGATCCGGTTCGCCGATCCGAAGGTGATCGATTTCCCGTATCTGCTGTCGATGCTGCACGACTCGTTCATGTCACGCCCGAATTGCATCGTGGTGCCGGGCGGGAAGATGGACCTGGCGATGCAGCTGATCTTCACCCCGCTCATCCTGCGGTTGATGGACAAACGGCCCAAACGGCTGGTGTGA
- a CDS encoding ribulose bisphosphate carboxylase small subunit, producing MYLRHGTFSYLPELSDAEIAAQVRYALLNNWPVSIEYTDDPHPRNTYWEMWGLPLFDLDEPDGVMAEINACRATFPRHYVRVTAYDATYTKQTTALSFLVQRPEEEPGFELTRTEGADRRQSYSIRSYATGRPQGQRYGG from the coding sequence ATGTATCTGCGACACGGGACGTTCTCGTATCTGCCCGAACTCAGCGACGCCGAGATCGCGGCGCAGGTGCGCTACGCACTGCTCAACAACTGGCCGGTGTCGATCGAGTACACCGACGACCCGCATCCGCGCAACACCTACTGGGAGATGTGGGGGCTGCCGCTGTTCGACCTCGACGAACCCGACGGGGTGATGGCCGAGATCAACGCCTGCCGCGCCACCTTCCCCCGGCACTACGTGCGGGTCACCGCCTACGACGCCACCTACACCAAACAGACCACGGCACTGAGTTTCCTGGTCCAGCGGCCCGAGGAGGAACCCGGTTTCGAGCTCACGCGCACCGAGGGGGCGGACCGGCGGCAGAGCTACAGCATCCGGTCCTACGCGACCGGTCGTCCGCAGGGACAGCGGTATGGCGGCTGA